The DNA sequence CACCAATAGCGATAACATTTTTAACTGCACCGCCTAGCTGTACTGCAATAAAATCATTATTGCTATACACCCTAAATTTGCGTTCGCAATGTAATAAAGCACAAAGCTCCAGAGCAAACTCTTCGTTTTCAGAAGAACAAGAGATGGCTGTTGGCAGTCCAGCTACCATTTCTTTGGCAAACGTTGGTCCAGACAAAACAGCATAAGCTGGCTGTTCGCCTAGTACGTCTTTAGCTACGTCTTGGAGTAATCGACCTGTCTCAGGATCAAGGCCTTTAGTCGCCCAGCAAAGTTTGATGTCAGGTTCGTCACTCGGAAATAAAGGTTTGATTTGGTGTAGTAAGTCAGCAAATACGTGGCTTGGCACAACCACTAAGTGAATGTCCGCGTTTTGTACCGCTTCTTTTAGATCAGATGTAACTTCTAATGATTTTGGAAAAGTCGCACCGGGTAAGTATTTACTGTTCTCTCTACTCGCTTGCATGTCCGCGACTTGTTGCTCATCACGGCCCCACATAATCACTGGGTGGCCATTTCGGGCAAAACAAAACGCAAGAGCGGTGCCATAAGACCCCGCTCCCAATACTGCGATTTTATATTTACGCATGCTCATGATGAATTACGAGTCTAACGACTGGCCTTCTTGAGCTTGTTGCTGTGCTTGTTGCATGTATTGTGCAAACAATGCATCAAAGTTAACTGGAGATAGGTTCAACGCAGGGAACGTACCACGGTTAACTAGGTTAGATACAGCTTCACGTGCATACGGGAATAGTGTATTTGGACAGAATGCACCTAACATACCAGCAACCTGTTGCTCTGGCATATTGCCAATCACAAATACACCAGCTTGTTGTACTTCAACTAAAAACGCAGTTTGGTCTTCAATCGTTGCCGTTACGGTCACTGATAATACAACTTCAAAAACACCTGGTTCTATTTGAGTGCTTTTGTTGTCTAAGTCTAACTTGATCTCAGGCTTGTATTCTTTAGTGAAAATCGTAGGCGCGTTTGGAGACTCGAAAGATAGGTCTTTAAGATAAATACGCTGAATTGAAAATTGTGGTGCTGCTTGCTCGCCTTGAGCCGCTGTGTTTTGGTCTGTCATGACAGTATTCCTGATAGTTTCCTGAGATTTATTATAATGCTGCTAGTAATTCGTCTAGCTTATTTTGTTGTTCTAGTGCGACTAAATCGTCACAACCACCGACGTGGTGTTCACCGATAAAAATCTGTGGCACCGTAGAACGACCCGAAGCACGTTCAA is a window from the Psychrosphaera ytuae genome containing:
- the secB gene encoding protein-export chaperone SecB, whose product is MTDQNTAAQGEQAAPQFSIQRIYLKDLSFESPNAPTIFTKEYKPEIKLDLDNKSTQIEPGVFEVVLSVTVTATIEDQTAFLVEVQQAGVFVIGNMPEQQVAGMLGAFCPNTLFPYAREAVSNLVNRGTFPALNLSPVNFDALFAQYMQQAQQQAQEGQSLDS
- the gpsA gene encoding NAD(P)H-dependent glycerol-3-phosphate dehydrogenase, coding for MSMRKYKIAVLGAGSYGTALAFCFARNGHPVIMWGRDEQQVADMQASRENSKYLPGATFPKSLEVTSDLKEAVQNADIHLVVVPSHVFADLLHQIKPLFPSDEPDIKLCWATKGLDPETGRLLQDVAKDVLGEQPAYAVLSGPTFAKEMVAGLPTAISCSSENEEFALELCALLHCERKFRVYSNNDFIAVQLGGAVKNVIAIGAGMADGIGFGANARTALITRGLAEMMRLASALGADPQSLMGMAGLGDLVLTCTDNQSRNRRFGLALGKGQSVDEAMTEIGQVVEGYRNTKEVFMLAERTGVEMPITEQIYQVLYQQKPAAHAAMALLARDPKSENNLC